Genomic DNA from Chlamydiota bacterium:
ACCGCGCACCCCAGGTACCGCTTCATCGTCGCCGTCCCTTCCCGGGCGCCGCGTGGCGCCCGCGTTGTTCGATGCTCAACGCCCCTTGAGCTTCCTCACCGTCTCCGGCGTGCCCGCGGAGTCGAAGCTGGGCGGTACGCGCAGCTCGCAGCGCATCTCGAGCTTCTTGAGCGCCTCGTAGCTGCTGTACCTGCCGCCGCACCAGTCCGTGAGATGCCCGTCCACGAACCACGCCCTGACCACATGCGTGGTGGGGACCTTGATCCAGCCGTAGTCGTCGAGGTAGTTGGGGATCCCCATCGACTCCCTGGAGTAGTCGATCGCCTGTACGAAGCTGTTCCCCACCTTCTCGTGGTAGATCGCCTTGGGTTGGCCGTACAGCGCGGTCACCTCGTCCTGGGTCATCCCCGCCTTCAGTCTTTCCGTCCGCAGCGTCCCGCAACCGCAGACGACCGCCGCCGCGAGGACGACCGCCGCACGCACCGTCGTCTTCATTCGATCCTCCTTTCGCGCCTCGCGCAGTGTAGCACACCCCCCGCCGCCGCGCCAAGCGCGCAGTTCCCCGTTTCTACTCCTCCGTCGCCAGCGACACGTCGTAGATCCCCGCCTCCTGGCAGGCGTTCAGGACCGCCACGATGTTCTGGTGGTACGCCTGCGCGTCGCCGCGCACGAAGACGCGGGGCTTCTGCGCCGCCGCCAGCGTCTCCTTGAGCCGTTTCGGCAACTCCTCGACCGTGACCGGCTTCTCCCCCATCGTGATCGTGCCGTCCTTCGCCACCGTCACCGCGATCGGCTGGATCTCCATCGACACCGCCTCCGAGGATTTGGCCTTCGGCAGGTCCACCTGGAGCTCCCGCTGAACCCGCTGGAAGGAGGTGGCGACCAGAAAGAAGACAAGCAGGTTGAAGACGACGTCGATGAGCGGCGTCAGGTTCAGCTCATCCCCCTCCGTCCACTTCTTCCGCACGAGTCTCATCGCTCGCCCCTCCTCTCGAACAGGTCCTCGAGAAACGCCCGAAGCGTGATCTCCATCCGCTCCGAGACCCTGCCCTCGAGGATACCGCGGAAGTAATGGTAGAAGGCGAGCGTGGGGATGGCGATGAGGAGCCCCGCGGCGGTCGTGATGAGCGCCTCCGAGATGCCCGCCGCGAGGAGGTCGGCCCTTCCCAACCCGGACTCCGAGGCCACCACGTTGAAC
This window encodes:
- a CDS encoding biopolymer transporter ExbD, yielding MRLVRKKWTEGDELNLTPLIDVVFNLLVFFLVATSFQRVQRELQVDLPKAKSSEAVSMEIQPIAVTVAKDGTITMGEKPVTVEELPKRLKETLAAAQKPRVFVRGDAQAYHQNIVAVLNACQEAGIYDVSLATEE